A genomic stretch from Alloyangia pacifica includes:
- a CDS encoding ABC transporter ATP-binding protein has translation MNDTPAIELKGISKAFGPVQANKDISIRVMPGTIHGIIGENGAGKSTLMSILYGFYKADAGEIWVNGSRKDITDSQAAISAGIGMVFQHFKLVQNFTVLENIILGAEDGPMLRPSLARARGVLKQLAEEYELSVDPDELVENLSVGHQQRVEILKALYRQADILILDEPTGVLTPAEADHLFRILDHLRAEGKTVILITHKLREIMEITDTVSVMRRGEMTATVKTAETSPEQLAELMVGRKVLLRVDKTAAQPGEVLLDVQNLRHVDDAGVERLKGVSLQLRAGEVLGIAGVAGNGQSELLEVLGGYADATGSVTMKGVSLPLSGTGADGSARRKAGIGHVPEDRQEEGLIMPYTAWENTVFGYHRDPHYQSGMLMNNARIKEEAADKMQRYDVRPPNPNLAARNFSGGNQQKIVLAREIERDPDVLLIGQPTRGVDIGAIEFIHQEIIRLRDKGKAILLVSVELDEIFSLSDRIAVMFDGQIMGERQPDQTDQTELGLLMAGVTEKPEGRVIDAVDASLHEKEAREAQQHD, from the coding sequence ATGAACGACACCCCCGCCATCGAGCTGAAGGGCATTTCCAAGGCCTTCGGCCCCGTCCAGGCCAACAAGGACATCTCGATCCGCGTGATGCCCGGCACCATCCACGGCATCATCGGCGAGAACGGCGCAGGGAAATCGACGCTCATGTCGATCCTCTACGGCTTCTACAAGGCCGACGCCGGCGAGATCTGGGTCAACGGGTCGAGAAAGGACATCACCGACAGCCAGGCCGCGATCTCGGCGGGCATCGGCATGGTGTTCCAGCACTTCAAGCTGGTGCAGAACTTCACCGTGTTGGAGAACATCATCCTCGGCGCCGAGGATGGCCCGATGCTGCGCCCCTCGCTGGCCCGCGCGCGCGGCGTTCTCAAGCAATTGGCCGAGGAATACGAGCTTTCGGTCGATCCCGACGAGCTGGTCGAGAACCTCTCGGTCGGCCACCAGCAGCGGGTCGAGATCCTGAAGGCGCTCTACCGGCAGGCCGACATCCTCATTCTGGACGAGCCCACCGGGGTGCTGACCCCGGCCGAGGCCGACCACCTGTTCCGGATCCTTGACCACCTGCGGGCCGAGGGCAAGACCGTCATCCTGATCACCCACAAGCTGCGCGAGATCATGGAGATCACCGACACGGTTTCGGTCATGCGGCGCGGCGAGATGACCGCGACGGTGAAGACCGCCGAGACCTCGCCCGAGCAGCTCGCCGAGCTGATGGTCGGGCGCAAGGTGCTGCTGCGTGTCGACAAGACCGCTGCGCAGCCGGGCGAGGTGCTGCTTGACGTGCAGAACCTGCGCCATGTCGACGACGCCGGGGTCGAGCGGCTCAAGGGCGTGTCGCTGCAACTGCGCGCCGGCGAAGTCTTGGGCATCGCCGGGGTTGCCGGCAACGGCCAGTCGGAGCTGCTCGAGGTGCTGGGTGGCTACGCCGATGCCACCGGTTCGGTCACCATGAAGGGCGTCTCGCTGCCGCTCTCGGGGACTGGCGCCGATGGCAGCGCCCGCCGCAAGGCTGGCATCGGCCACGTGCCGGAGGACCGCCAGGAAGAGGGGCTGATCATGCCCTACACCGCGTGGGAGAACACCGTCTTCGGCTACCATCGCGACCCGCACTACCAGTCGGGAATGCTGATGAACAACGCGCGCATCAAGGAAGAGGCGGCGGACAAGATGCAGCGCTACGACGTCCGTCCGCCCAATCCCAACCTCGCGGCGCGCAACTTCTCGGGCGGCAACCAGCAGAAGATCGTGCTGGCGCGCGAGATCGAGCGCGATCCCGACGTGCTGCTGATCGGCCAGCCCACGCGCGGCGTCGACATCGGCGCCATCGAGTTCATTCACCAGGAAATCATCCGCCTGCGCGACAAGGGCAAGGCGATCCTGCTGGTCTCGGTGGAGCTTGACGAGATCTTCTCGCTCTCGGACCGCATCGCCGTGATGTTCGACGGGCAGATCATGGGCGAGCGTCAGCCGGACCAGACCGACCAGACCGAGCTTGGCCTGCTGATGGCCGGTGTCACCGAAAAGCCCGAGGGCCGGGTGATCGACGCGGTCGATGCCTCGCTGCACGAAAAGGAAGCCCGCGAGGCCCAGCAGCATGACTGA
- a CDS encoding NifU family protein, with protein sequence MFIQTESTPNPATLKFLPGQTVLDAGTADFPSPEGAETSPLAKRLFGVSGVTGVFFGNDFVTVTKDEAADWDHVKPAVLGAIMEHFQSGEPVMAGEARSSGHKEFTGEDAEIVGQIKELLDSRVRPAVAQDGGDITFHGFDRGVVYLHMQGACAGCPSSTLTLKMGIENLLRHYIPEVTEVRPVAV encoded by the coding sequence ATGTTCATCCAGACAGAATCCACCCCGAACCCCGCGACGCTGAAGTTCCTGCCGGGCCAGACCGTGCTCGACGCCGGCACCGCGGATTTCCCCAGCCCCGAGGGTGCCGAAACCTCGCCGCTCGCCAAGCGCCTTTTCGGCGTGAGCGGCGTCACCGGCGTGTTCTTCGGCAACGACTTCGTCACAGTGACGAAGGACGAGGCGGCTGACTGGGATCACGTAAAGCCCGCCGTTCTTGGCGCGATCATGGAGCACTTCCAGTCCGGCGAGCCGGTGATGGCAGGCGAGGCGCGGTCCTCGGGCCACAAGGAGTTCACAGGCGAGGATGCCGAGATCGTCGGCCAGATCAAGGAACTGCTCGACAGCCGCGTGCGCCCGGCCGTGGCGCAGGATGGCGGCGACATCACCTTCCACGGTTTCGACCGCGGCGTGGTCTACCTGCACATGCAGGGCGCCTGCGCGGGCTGCCCGTCCTCGACGCTCACCCTGAAGATGGGCATCGAGAACCTGCTGCGCCACTACATTCCCGAGGTCACCGAGGTGCGCCCGGTCGCCGTCTGA
- a CDS encoding ZIP family metal transporter gives MQDILWGVGGGMIAALATTVGAIPALIGRKMTQATSDMMLGFAAGVMLSASYFSLIIPGIEVGQEQTGSVWIAAAIAAFGIAFGSGFVAWLNHAIPHEHFKTGPEGGADQATFARIWLFVLAISIHNFPEGLSIGVAYGLDRANGLSVMTGISLQDMPEGLAVAVALVGLGYSRGRALFYTALTGMVEPVGALLGVVAVSVSSVLLPWGLTFAAGAMLYIISHEIVPETHRNGHQKRATTGLIFGLILMMFLDVTLG, from the coding sequence ATGCAGGACATTCTCTGGGGCGTCGGCGGCGGCATGATCGCGGCGCTGGCGACCACGGTCGGCGCGATCCCGGCGCTGATCGGCCGCAAGATGACCCAGGCGACCTCGGACATGATGCTGGGCTTCGCCGCGGGGGTGATGCTCTCGGCTTCGTATTTTTCGCTGATCATTCCGGGCATCGAGGTGGGGCAGGAGCAGACCGGCTCGGTCTGGATCGCCGCCGCCATTGCCGCCTTCGGCATCGCTTTTGGCTCGGGCTTCGTCGCCTGGCTCAACCACGCGATCCCGCACGAGCACTTCAAGACCGGCCCGGAGGGCGGGGCGGATCAGGCGACTTTTGCACGGATCTGGCTCTTCGTGCTGGCGATCTCGATCCACAACTTTCCCGAGGGGCTCTCGATCGGCGTCGCCTACGGGCTGGATCGGGCCAACGGGCTGTCGGTGATGACCGGCATCTCGTTGCAGGACATGCCCGAGGGGCTGGCCGTCGCCGTCGCGCTGGTGGGTCTCGGCTACTCGCGGGGGCGGGCGCTCTTCTACACCGCGCTGACCGGCATGGTGGAGCCGGTCGGGGCGTTGCTGGGGGTGGTCGCGGTGTCGGTCAGCTCGGTGCTGCTGCCCTGGGGGCTGACCTTTGCCGCCGGCGCGATGCTCTACATCATCAGCCACGAGATCGTTCCCGAGACGCATCGCAATGGCCATCAGAAGCGCGCGACGACGGGGCTGATCTTTGGGCTCATCCTGATGATGTTCCTCGACGTGACGCTGGGGTGA
- a CDS encoding universal stress protein, protein MRKFLVVLDDSRECLNAMRFAAMRAAKTGGGVAILSVIAPDEFNHWIGVGDIMREEARERIEAHYEVFAKWMRDRQGVDPELVIREGDPVTEILGQVNDDPSIGVLVLGAAADKKGPGPLVSSMTRSSGSLPIPLTIVPGDMSKERLEAIT, encoded by the coding sequence ATGCGCAAGTTTCTCGTCGTGCTGGATGACAGCCGCGAATGCCTCAACGCCATGCGGTTCGCCGCCATGCGGGCGGCCAAGACCGGAGGAGGGGTGGCGATCCTGTCGGTGATCGCGCCAGATGAATTCAACCATTGGATCGGGGTCGGCGACATCATGCGCGAAGAGGCCCGCGAGCGGATCGAGGCGCACTACGAGGTCTTTGCCAAGTGGATGCGCGACCGGCAGGGAGTCGATCCCGAGCTGGTGATCCGCGAGGGCGACCCGGTGACCGAGATCCTCGGGCAGGTCAATGACGACCCCTCCATCGGCGTCCTGGTGCTGGGCGCGGCCGCCGACAAGAAGGGGCCGGGGCCGCTGGTCAGCTCGATGACCCGCAGTTCTGGCAGCCTGCCGATCCCGCTGACTATCGTGCCCGGAGACATGTCCAAGGAGCGCCTCGAGGCGATCACCTGA
- a CDS encoding ABC transporter permease, whose product MDKMPAWADAVLVPLISILLAAILSALVILAIGENPIEAFKLMVDGALMRSTGWGYTLYYTTNFIFTGLCVAVAFHAKMFNIGGEGQAMVGGLGVALACLFIPFPHWSVALIVATLAAAAFGAAWAFIPAWLQAKRGSHIVITTIMFNFIAAALLNYVLVNLLRPVGAMEPATANFPAATHLPTFQDMFASEGNPLFRGSPANVTFFLAVLACVAFWYLIWRTKLGYEIRAFGHSESAARYAGISPVRITVIAMLISGGLAGMMALNTTMGEAERLVLNATEGAGFIGIAVALMGRSHPVGVFLAALLFGFLYQGGAELALWTNIPRELITVIQALVILFTGALDNMVRLPLEKLFLATRRRSS is encoded by the coding sequence ATGGATAAGATGCCCGCCTGGGCCGACGCGGTGCTCGTGCCCCTGATCTCGATCCTGCTGGCAGCGATCCTATCGGCGCTGGTGATCCTCGCCATCGGCGAGAACCCGATCGAGGCTTTCAAGCTGATGGTCGACGGCGCGCTGATGCGCAGCACCGGCTGGGGCTACACGCTTTATTACACCACCAACTTCATCTTCACCGGCCTCTGCGTCGCCGTCGCCTTCCACGCCAAGATGTTCAACATCGGCGGCGAGGGGCAGGCGATGGTCGGCGGGCTTGGCGTGGCGCTGGCTTGCCTCTTCATCCCGTTCCCGCACTGGTCGGTGGCGCTGATCGTGGCAACGCTGGCGGCGGCGGCCTTCGGCGCGGCCTGGGCCTTCATCCCGGCCTGGCTGCAGGCCAAGCGCGGCAGCCACATCGTGATCACCACGATCATGTTCAACTTCATCGCCGCGGCGCTGCTGAACTATGTGCTGGTCAACCTGCTGCGCCCCGTCGGCGCGATGGAGCCGGCGACGGCCAACTTCCCCGCCGCGACCCACCTGCCAACCTTCCAGGACATGTTCGCCTCCGAGGGCAATCCGCTCTTCCGGGGCTCGCCAGCCAACGTGACCTTCTTCCTCGCCGTTCTCGCCTGCGTCGCCTTCTGGTACCTGATCTGGCGTACCAAGCTGGGTTATGAAATTCGCGCCTTTGGTCATTCCGAGAGCGCTGCGCGCTACGCCGGTATTTCCCCGGTCCGCATCACCGTCATCGCCATGCTGATCTCCGGCGGGCTCGCGGGGATGATGGCGCTCAACACCACCATGGGCGAGGCCGAACGGCTGGTGCTCAACGCCACCGAGGGCGCGGGCTTCATCGGCATCGCCGTGGCGCTGATGGGCCGCTCGCACCCGGTGGGGGTCTTCCTCGCGGCGCTGCTCTTCGGCTTCCTCTATCAGGGCGGCGCGGAGCTGGCGCTCTGGACCAATATCCCGCGCGAGCTGATCACCGTGATCCAGGCGCTGGTGATCCTGTTCACCGGGGCGCTCGACAACATGGTGCGCCTGCCGCTGGAAAAACTCTTCCTCGCCACGCGCCGGAGGTCCTCGTGA
- a CDS encoding branched-chain amino acid aminotransferase, which translates to MATGKNIRTYFQGTWHDGDVMIMRGADHAAWLGSSVFDGARYVNGIAPDLYAHCARVNRSATSLMLTPFISTEEMVQIVWEGLAAYPKEAAIYIRPMYWATQGDATAIVPGEEGTAFAISLEEIPMAPEGAATHLGRTKFRRPVLESSVCNAKAGCLYPNNARMLRDVRARGFGNALVADALGNVAESATANVFMVKDGVVFTPVANGTFLSGITRARHIKNMRADGMEVREAVLSFEDFEGADEVFLSGNLQKVTPVSGFEDTSYQIGPVTRRVRELYWDWALTEG; encoded by the coding sequence ATGGCAACGGGCAAGAACATCCGCACCTATTTCCAGGGCACCTGGCACGACGGCGACGTGATGATCATGCGCGGTGCCGACCACGCGGCCTGGCTCGGCAGCTCGGTCTTCGACGGCGCGCGCTACGTGAACGGCATCGCGCCCGACCTTTACGCCCATTGCGCCCGGGTGAACCGTTCGGCCACATCGCTGATGCTGACGCCCTTCATATCCACCGAGGAGATGGTTCAGATCGTCTGGGAAGGGCTCGCCGCCTATCCCAAGGAGGCGGCCATCTACATCCGCCCGATGTACTGGGCGACGCAGGGCGACGCCACAGCCATCGTGCCGGGTGAGGAGGGAACCGCCTTTGCCATCTCGCTCGAGGAAATCCCCATGGCGCCCGAGGGCGCGGCGACCCACCTCGGACGCACCAAGTTCCGCCGCCCGGTGCTCGAGAGCTCGGTCTGTAACGCAAAGGCGGGCTGCCTCTATCCCAACAACGCCCGCATGCTGCGTGACGTGCGCGCGCGCGGCTTCGGCAACGCGCTGGTGGCCGACGCGCTCGGCAATGTGGCCGAGAGCGCCACGGCAAATGTCTTCATGGTCAAGGACGGCGTGGTCTTCACGCCCGTCGCCAACGGCACGTTCCTGTCGGGCATCACCCGCGCGCGCCACATCAAGAACATGCGCGCCGATGGCATGGAAGTGCGTGAGGCCGTGCTGTCCTTCGAGGATTTCGAGGGCGCCGACGAGGTCTTCTTGTCGGGCAACCTTCAGAAGGTGACGCCGGTCTCGGGCTTCGAGGACACCAGCTACCAAATCGGTCCCGTGACGCGTCGCGTGCGCGAACTCTACTGGGACTGGGCGCTGACCGAAGGCTGA
- the tsaB gene encoding tRNA (adenosine(37)-N6)-threonylcarbamoyltransferase complex dimerization subunit type 1 TsaB — MMSDLLILAFDTSAAHCAAALLRGDAVLAARAEEMGRGQAERLMPLLEELLAEGGATWGDLDRIAVGIGPGNFTGIRISVSTARGLALGLGKPAMGISTFEAIHLDAPDALAGVPAPRGQIYVQRHWGTPELAPAEGTEAVLPPKPRELAIRIARAAAVKEPGQRPAPLYIRPADAAPSRDAAPRLLD; from the coding sequence TTGATGAGTGATCTTTTGATCCTTGCCTTCGACACATCGGCCGCGCATTGCGCGGCCGCTTTGCTGCGTGGCGATGCGGTGCTTGCCGCCCGCGCCGAGGAGATGGGTCGGGGGCAGGCTGAACGCCTGATGCCATTGCTCGAGGAGTTGCTGGCCGAGGGCGGTGCCACCTGGGGCGATCTCGACCGCATCGCCGTGGGCATCGGGCCGGGCAATTTCACCGGCATCCGCATTTCCGTCTCGACCGCGCGCGGTCTGGCGCTGGGGCTGGGCAAGCCCGCGATGGGGATCAGCACCTTTGAGGCGATCCACCTCGATGCCCCTGACGCGCTGGCCGGCGTGCCCGCGCCGCGCGGGCAGATCTACGTGCAGCGCCATTGGGGGACGCCCGAACTGGCGCCCGCCGAGGGCACTGAGGCGGTGCTGCCGCCCAAGCCGCGCGAGCTGGCGATCCGCATCGCCCGCGCCGCCGCGGTAAAGGAGCCGGGCCAGCGCCCTGCGCCGCTCTACATCCGCCCCGCCGACGCCGCGCCGTCGCGCGATGCGGCGCCGCGGCTTCTGGACTAA
- the rimI gene encoding ribosomal protein S18-alanine N-acetyltransferase, whose product MRLSAEELAALSARAYIHMKPWNAPAFAGTLEQPASLLVSEPGGFVLGLVVLDEAEILALATDPSLQRQGVGRRLLEAFEAEASTRGAKTVFLEVAAANSPAQRFYSACGYTLTGRRKGYYRHADGSRDDALLMRRALT is encoded by the coding sequence ATGCGCCTTTCGGCCGAAGAGCTCGCCGCGCTTTCGGCGCGCGCCTACATCCATATGAAGCCGTGGAACGCGCCTGCCTTCGCGGGCACGCTGGAGCAGCCCGCGTCGCTGCTGGTGAGCGAGCCGGGTGGCTTTGTTCTGGGCCTCGTGGTGCTGGACGAGGCAGAGATTCTCGCTTTGGCCACCGACCCATCGCTGCAGCGGCAGGGTGTCGGACGGCGGCTGCTGGAGGCTTTCGAGGCCGAGGCCAGCACGAGAGGGGCGAAAACGGTGTTCCTTGAGGTCGCAGCGGCCAATTCTCCCGCGCAGCGGTTCTATTCTGCATGCGGCTACACGCTGACCGGGAGGCGGAAAGGCTATTATCGTCATGCGGATGGCAGCCGTGACGACGCACTGCTCATGCGCCGGGCGCTGACCTGA
- a CDS encoding BMP family lipoprotein, which translates to MTFMKSILGTAATLALTAGAALADPALIYDLGGKFDKSFNEAAYNGAEIYAKETGGSYKDIELQSEAQREQALRRFAEAGFNPVVTTGFSMSSPIASVAADYPDTKFVTIDGYVDPAEHPNVLSILFSEHEGSYLVGMLAAMASESGTVGFVGGMDIPLIRKFACGYAQGAKAVSEDVTVISNMTGTTPAAWNDPVKGSELTKAQISQGADVIFAAAGGTGIGVLQTAADEGILSVGVDSNQNYLHPGKVLTSMLKRVDVAVAEAMTAGPDLETGVQVLGLAENGVGYALDENNAELVTEEMKAAVDEAREKIVAGEIEVHDYSADDSCPALNF; encoded by the coding sequence ATGACGTTCATGAAATCCATCCTCGGCACCGCCGCGACGCTGGCCCTGACCGCCGGCGCCGCGCTGGCGGATCCGGCGCTGATCTACGATCTCGGCGGGAAGTTCGACAAGTCCTTCAACGAGGCGGCTTACAATGGCGCCGAGATCTACGCCAAGGAAACCGGCGGCTCCTACAAGGACATCGAGCTGCAGTCCGAGGCTCAGCGCGAGCAGGCGCTCCGGCGCTTCGCCGAGGCCGGGTTCAACCCGGTGGTGACCACCGGCTTCTCGATGTCCTCGCCGATCGCCTCGGTCGCCGCGGACTACCCGGACACCAAGTTCGTCACCATCGACGGCTATGTGGATCCGGCCGAGCACCCGAACGTGCTGTCGATCCTCTTCTCCGAGCACGAGGGCTCGTACCTTGTCGGCATGCTGGCGGCGATGGCCTCCGAGTCCGGCACCGTCGGCTTCGTCGGCGGCATGGACATTCCGCTGATCCGCAAGTTCGCCTGCGGTTACGCCCAGGGGGCCAAGGCCGTTAGCGAAGACGTCACCGTGATCTCGAACATGACCGGCACCACCCCCGCCGCCTGGAATGACCCGGTGAAGGGCTCGGAGCTGACCAAGGCGCAGATCAGCCAGGGCGCCGACGTGATCTTCGCCGCCGCCGGCGGCACCGGCATCGGTGTGCTGCAGACCGCCGCGGACGAGGGCATCCTCTCGGTCGGCGTCGACAGCAATCAGAACTACCTGCACCCGGGCAAGGTGCTGACCTCGATGCTCAAGCGCGTCGACGTGGCCGTGGCCGAGGCGATGACCGCGGGCCCCGATCTCGAGACCGGCGTGCAGGTGCTGGGCCTTGCCGAGAACGGCGTGGGTTACGCGCTCGACGAGAACAACGCCGAGCTGGTGACCGAAGAGATGAAGGCCGCCGTCGACGAGGCGCGCGAGAAGATCGTCGCCGGCGAGATCGAGGTTCACGACTACTCGGCGGATGACAGCTGCCCGGCTCTGAACTTCTGA
- a CDS encoding replication-associated recombination protein A: protein MSDLFDAAPLKGHVPLAAALRPETLDDVIGQQAITAPGSILRRRIAAKALGSIILYGPPGIGKTTIARAVGNMLGKEFRPLHATRDGVKELRKIADEARIRPLLIFVDEVHRFSATQADDLLSICEEGTADFVGATTGNPYHALPPALVSRSTILKLEPMTIEDMEVVVRRGIAHLAAQGLEVTMTPEQVRLIAGRSGGDARRALTTLESLAIGHGVGQDGNAIAITEAMLEEAYASAAINHDRSGDQHYDVVSAFVKSMRGSDPDATLYWLARLIHAGEDPRYIARRIMIHASEDVGLADNTALQTAVAASQAVEKIGYPESQIILAHAALHVARAPKSGSVTRGIGAALGHVTSQPPAPVPLHLRDAHYKGAEKLGHVGYLFPHDDPRGWVEQVYAPGIHRGAFYQSDAREAATFEKRADAFWEGVTGAAQPRRPQRQGE, encoded by the coding sequence ATGAGCGATCTCTTCGACGCCGCGCCCCTCAAGGGCCACGTGCCCCTCGCCGCAGCGCTGCGGCCCGAGACGCTGGACGACGTGATCGGTCAGCAGGCGATCACCGCCCCGGGCTCCATCCTGCGCCGGCGGATCGCCGCAAAGGCGCTGGGGAGCATCATCCTCTACGGCCCGCCGGGCATCGGCAAGACGACCATTGCCCGCGCCGTGGGCAACATGCTGGGCAAGGAGTTCCGCCCGCTGCACGCCACCCGCGACGGCGTCAAGGAGTTGCGCAAGATCGCTGACGAGGCCCGAATCCGCCCGCTGCTGATCTTCGTCGACGAGGTGCACCGCTTCTCGGCCACGCAGGCCGACGACCTCTTGTCGATCTGCGAGGAAGGCACCGCCGATTTCGTCGGCGCCACCACCGGCAACCCCTACCACGCGCTGCCGCCCGCGCTGGTCTCGCGCTCGACCATCCTCAAGCTCGAGCCGATGACCATCGAGGACATGGAGGTGGTCGTGCGCCGCGGCATCGCGCATCTGGCGGCACAGGGTCTCGAGGTGACCATGACCCCCGAGCAGGTCCGGCTGATCGCCGGCCGCTCGGGCGGCGACGCGCGCCGCGCGCTGACCACGCTGGAAAGCCTTGCCATCGGCCATGGCGTCGGACAGGACGGCAACGCGATCGCCATCACCGAGGCGATGCTCGAAGAAGCCTATGCCTCGGCGGCGATCAACCACGACCGCTCCGGGGACCAGCATTACGACGTTGTCTCGGCCTTCGTGAAGTCGATGCGCGGTTCGGATCCGGACGCGACGCTCTACTGGCTCGCCCGGCTGATCCACGCTGGCGAAGACCCGCGCTATATCGCGCGGCGCATCATGATCCACGCCTCCGAGGATGTGGGGCTGGCCGACAACACTGCCCTGCAGACCGCCGTCGCCGCCTCACAGGCGGTCGAGAAGATCGGCTACCCGGAAAGCCAGATTATCCTCGCCCATGCGGCGCTGCACGTGGCGCGGGCGCCGAAGTCGGGATCGGTCACCCGAGGCATCGGCGCGGCGCTCGGCCATGTCACCAGCCAGCCGCCCGCCCCGGTGCCGCTGCACCTGCGCGACGCGCACTACAAGGGCGCCGAGAAGCTCGGCCATGTCGGCTATCTCTTCCCGCACGACGACCCGCGCGGTTGGGTTGAACAGGTCTATGCCCCCGGCATCCACCGCGGCGCGTTCTACCAGAGCGACGCGCGCGAGGCGGCCACCTTCGAAAAGCGCGCCGATGCCTTCTGGGAGGGGGTCACTGGCGCCGCGCAACCGCGACGCCCCCAGCGGCAAGGCGAGTAG
- a CDS encoding fumarylacetoacetate hydrolase family protein codes for MSEYVFPPQPQPSVAVAGSEARFPLRRIFCVGRNYAEHAREMGHDPDREPPFFFDKPIDTIAEEGDAIPYPPATAELHHEGELVVALGKGGVDIPEDAALDCVWGYAAGIDLTRRDVQAEAKKKGRPWTMAKGFDYSAVCGPVHPVAETGHLDKGSLRLSVNGEQRQNGDLADMIWSVPEVISYLSGLVELKAGDLIYTGTPAGVSALERGDTCLVEIDGLAPLSISIG; via the coding sequence ATGAGTGAGTACGTCTTTCCCCCGCAGCCCCAGCCCTCGGTTGCCGTCGCCGGCAGCGAGGCCCGCTTCCCGCTGCGCCGCATCTTCTGCGTCGGTCGCAACTATGCCGAGCACGCGCGTGAGATGGGCCACGATCCCGACCGCGAGCCACCGTTCTTTTTCGACAAGCCGATCGACACCATCGCCGAGGAAGGCGATGCGATCCCGTACCCGCCCGCAACCGCCGAACTGCACCACGAGGGCGAACTGGTGGTGGCGCTCGGCAAGGGCGGTGTCGATATTCCCGAGGATGCGGCGCTGGACTGTGTGTGGGGCTATGCTGCCGGGATCGACCTGACGCGCCGCGACGTGCAGGCCGAGGCCAAGAAGAAGGGTCGTCCCTGGACCATGGCGAAGGGCTTCGACTACTCGGCGGTCTGCGGCCCGGTGCATCCTGTGGCCGAAACGGGTCATCTCGACAAGGGCAGTCTGCGGCTTAGCGTGAACGGCGAGCAGCGGCAGAACGGCGATCTTGCGGATATGATCTGGTCGGTGCCCGAGGTGATTTCCTACCTGTCCGGGCTGGTCGAGCTGAAGGCCGGCGATTTGATCTACACCGGCACGCCCGCCGGGGTCAGTGCGCTGGAGCGCGGTGACACCTGTCTGGTCGAGATCGACGGCCTCGCGCCGCTGAGCATCAGCATCGGCTGA
- a CDS encoding alpha-hydroxy acid oxidase → MPVITEIEDLKRLYRRRVPKMFYDYCESGSWTEQTFRENSSDFDKLYLRQRVAIDMTGRSTTTQMIGQDVAMPVALAPVGMTGMQNADGEIKAAKAAEKFGVPYCLSTMSICSIEDVAENTSKPFWMQVYTLKDDDYMKRLFDRAKDAKCSAAVITVDLQMLGQRHKDLKNGLSAPPKLTPTSVANMMTKVPWGLEMLQTKRRFFGNIVGHAKGVTDPSSLTTWTAQSFDQALDWDRIREFRKMWDGPLIIKGIIDPRDALEACNVGADAIVVSNHGGRQLDGALSSIRALAPIMDAVGDKIEVHLDSGVRSGQDVLKAIAMGAKGCWIGRAYIYGLGAMGEAGVTRALEVIHKELDVSMALCGRTDINTVDRDILMIPKGFSGDWEE, encoded by the coding sequence ATGCCCGTGATCACCGAGATCGAAGACCTCAAGCGCCTCTACAGGCGCCGGGTGCCGAAGATGTTCTACGACTACTGCGAGTCGGGCAGCTGGACCGAGCAGACCTTCCGCGAGAACAGCTCGGATTTCGACAAGCTCTACCTGCGCCAGCGCGTTGCCATCGACATGACCGGGCGCAGCACCACGACGCAGATGATCGGCCAGGACGTGGCGATGCCGGTGGCGCTCGCGCCGGTGGGCATGACCGGGATGCAGAACGCCGACGGCGAGATCAAGGCGGCAAAGGCGGCCGAGAAGTTCGGCGTGCCTTATTGCCTGTCAACCATGTCGATCTGCTCGATCGAGGATGTGGCCGAGAACACCTCGAAACCGTTCTGGATGCAGGTCTACACGCTCAAGGACGACGACTACATGAAGCGGCTCTTCGACCGGGCCAAGGACGCCAAGTGCTCGGCGGCGGTGATCACGGTCGATTTGCAGATGCTCGGCCAGCGTCACAAGGACCTGAAGAACGGCCTTTCGGCCCCGCCCAAGCTGACCCCGACATCGGTCGCCAACATGATGACCAAAGTGCCGTGGGGCCTCGAGATGCTGCAGACAAAGCGGCGGTTCTTCGGCAATATCGTCGGCCATGCCAAGGGCGTCACGGATCCCTCCTCGCTGACCACATGGACCGCGCAGAGCTTCGACCAGGCGCTCGACTGGGACCGCATCCGCGAGTTCCGCAAGATGTGGGACGGCCCGCTGATCATCAAGGGCATCATCGACCCGCGCGACGCTTTGGAGGCCTGCAACGTCGGCGCCGATGCCATCGTTGTGTCGAACCACGGCGGACGGCAGCTCGACGGCGCGCTGAGCTCGATCCGCGCGCTGGCGCCGATCATGGACGCGGTGGGCGACAAGATCGAGGTCCATCTCGACAGCGGCGTGCGCTCGGGCCAGGACGTGCTGAAGGCCATTGCCATGGGCGCGAAGGGCTGCTGGATCGGCCGCGCCTACATCTACGGCCTCGGTGCCATGGGCGAGGCGGGCGTGACCCGCGCGCTCGAGGTGATCCACAAGGAGCTCGACGTGTCGATGGCGCTCTGCGGGCGCACCGACATCAACACGGTGGACCGCGATATCCTGATGATCCCCAAGGGGTTTTCCGGCGACTGGGAAGAGTGA